The Thiobacillus sp. genome contains the following window.
TGCTGGTCTCCCAGGCTGCCCGCATTGTCGCCAAACAGGAACTGGACCTCGCCTTGGCCGGCGACAATGCCGCCCTGGCGGAACTGTTCAGCAGCCGGTTTTCCGGCGGTGAGTTGAACGTCTACGGAGAAAAGGAATGGTTCGCCCCCGCCGCTTCGGGCTCCAACCCGGCGGATGCCATGGTGGTGTGCCCCTGCACCATGGGCAGCCTGGCGGCCATCGCCCATGGCCTGGCGGACAACCTGGTGGAAAGGGCCGCGGACGTGATGTTGAAGGAACGCCGGCCCCTCGTGCTGGTCCCCCGGGAAACGCCCTTCTCCCTCATCCACCTGCGCAACATGACCGCCCTGGCCGAGGCCGGGGCCACCATCCTGCCGGCCAATCCCGGGTTCTATCACCGCCCGGCCAGCGTGGCGGAGGTGGTGGATTTCGTAGTGGCTCGGGTACTGGATCAACTGGGCGTTTCCCATCGACTGGTCCAGCGTTGGGGTGACTGATGACCATGTCCCGTGATCATCCGGGCAGAAAAA
Protein-coding sequences here:
- a CDS encoding UbiX family flavin prenyltransferase is translated as MKRITLALTGASGMAYGVRLLECLLQAGCRVDLLVSQAARIVAKQELDLALAGDNAALAELFSSRFSGGELNVYGEKEWFAPAASGSNPADAMVVCPCTMGSLAAIAHGLADNLVERAADVMLKERRPLVLVPRETPFSLIHLRNMTALAEAGATILPANPGFYHRPASVAEVVDFVVARVLDQLGVSHRLVQRWGD